One segment of Marvinbryantia formatexigens DSM 14469 DNA contains the following:
- a CDS encoding sensor histidine kinase, translated as MKLTDYLLDRIFSIIAFFTAVIFSAGILWIVELRNEFIVLVEVIFCISFLLSLLWDYARKRKYYHALWTLFDKLDDKTLLAELVEKPGFLDGKLLFQILRHTNKHMNDKLAEAYAANQEYREYVEMWVHEIKTPITSAHLIIENDKNISTIRIDDELNKIDHFVEQALFYARSTALEKDFKIEKTTLKVLVHEAVKNYSKQIITAGGKPVFENLDIPVFADRKWCVFIVGQIIANSVKYTNGGLLLTFEGTAFDGGCCLSISDNGIGIAAADIPRIFDKGFTGENGRKYKKSTGIGLYLCRKLCDKMNMEISAASNLQCGTTIKITFPKDHFYFEQA; from the coding sequence ATGAAACTGACAGATTATCTGCTTGACCGAATTTTCTCTATTATTGCATTCTTTACAGCAGTTATCTTTTCTGCGGGGATTCTCTGGATAGTGGAATTGAGAAATGAATTTATTGTCCTTGTTGAAGTGATATTTTGTATTTCTTTTCTTCTTTCCCTTTTATGGGATTACGCAAGAAAAAGAAAGTATTATCATGCCTTATGGACTTTATTCGATAAATTGGACGATAAGACACTATTAGCGGAACTTGTAGAAAAGCCGGGTTTTCTTGATGGGAAACTTTTGTTTCAAATTCTCCGTCACACAAATAAACATATGAATGATAAACTGGCAGAAGCATACGCAGCTAATCAAGAATACCGGGAATATGTTGAAATGTGGGTGCATGAAATAAAAACGCCTATTACTTCCGCACATTTAATTATTGAAAATGATAAAAATATTTCTACAATACGCATAGATGATGAATTGAACAAAATAGACCATTTTGTAGAACAGGCTCTTTTCTATGCAAGGAGTACGGCTTTAGAAAAAGATTTCAAAATAGAAAAGACAACTTTGAAAGTATTAGTGCATGAAGCAGTAAAAAATTACTCCAAGCAGATTATTACAGCGGGAGGAAAGCCGGTATTTGAAAATCTGGATATTCCGGTTTTTGCTGACCGGAAATGGTGCGTATTCATTGTAGGACAGATTATAGCTAACTCTGTAAAATATACCAATGGAGGATTGCTGCTTACTTTTGAGGGAACGGCTTTTGACGGTGGTTGCTGCCTTTCAATCTCTGATAATGGGATTGGTATTGCCGCCGCAGATATTCCGCGTATCTTTGATAAAGGATTTACAGGCGAAAATGGACGAAAATATAAAAAATCAACAGGAATAGGGTTGTACTTGTGCCGGAAGTTGTGTGATAAAATGAATATGGAAATATCCGCAGCCAGCAACTTACAATGCGGAACAACAATAAAAATCACTTTCCCAAAAGACCACTTTTATTTTGAGCAGGCATAA
- the serS gene encoding serine--tRNA ligase: protein MLDIKFLRENPEIVKQNIRNKFQDQKLPMVDEVIALDKRNREIKNEVEALRANRNKLSKQIGALMGQGKREKAEEIKKQVAAQAGQVEALSQEEKEVEENIRRIMMVIPNIIDPSVPIGKDDSENVEIEKFGEPVVPDFEIPYHTEIMERFDGIDLDAAREVAGNGFYYLMGDIARIHSAVISYARDFMINRGFTYCVPPFMIRSKVVTGVMSFAEMESMMYKIEGEDLYLIGTSEHSMIGKFIDSLTPEAELPKTLTSYSPCFRKEKGAHGIEERGVYRIHQFEKQEMIVVCKPEDSMMWYDKLWQNTVDLFRSLDIPVRTLECCSGDLADLKVKSCDVEAWSPRQKKYFEVGSCSNLGDAQARRLGIRVKGEDGKKYLAHTLNNTVVAPPRMLIAFLENNLNEDGSVNIPKALQMYMGGIEKIVPKH, encoded by the coding sequence ATGTTAGATATTAAATTTTTGAGAGAGAATCCGGAGATTGTAAAGCAGAATATCCGCAATAAGTTCCAGGACCAAAAGCTGCCGATGGTAGATGAAGTAATCGCGCTTGATAAAAGAAACCGCGAGATTAAAAATGAGGTGGAGGCGCTGCGTGCAAACCGCAACAAGCTTTCCAAGCAGATCGGCGCATTGATGGGTCAGGGAAAGAGAGAGAAAGCGGAAGAAATCAAGAAACAGGTTGCCGCACAGGCAGGTCAGGTGGAAGCGCTTTCCCAGGAGGAGAAGGAAGTAGAAGAGAATATCAGAAGAATTATGATGGTTATCCCGAATATCATCGACCCGTCTGTTCCGATTGGAAAAGATGACAGCGAAAATGTGGAAATCGAAAAGTTTGGTGAACCGGTCGTACCGGATTTTGAAATTCCATATCACACAGAAATTATGGAACGTTTTGACGGAATCGACCTGGATGCTGCCCGTGAAGTTGCCGGAAACGGATTTTATTATCTGATGGGCGATATCGCGCGCATTCATTCTGCCGTGATTTCCTATGCGAGAGATTTCATGATTAACCGCGGATTTACGTACTGTGTTCCGCCGTTCATGATCCGCAGCAAGGTAGTTACCGGTGTTATGAGCTTTGCAGAAATGGAATCCATGATGTATAAGATTGAGGGTGAAGATTTGTATCTGATTGGTACGAGCGAGCACTCCATGATTGGTAAGTTTATTGATTCTCTGACGCCGGAGGCAGAGCTGCCGAAAACGCTGACAAGCTATTCTCCGTGCTTCCGCAAGGAAAAAGGAGCACATGGCATCGAGGAGCGCGGCGTTTACCGCATCCATCAGTTTGAAAAACAGGAAATGATTGTTGTCTGCAAACCAGAGGACAGCATGATGTGGTATGATAAGCTCTGGCAGAATACGGTGGATCTGTTCCGTTCTCTGGATATTCCGGTACGTACTCTGGAATGCTGCTCCGGAGATCTGGCGGACCTGAAGGTGAAATCCTGTGATGTGGAAGCATGGTCTCCGCGTCAGAAAAAATATTTTGAAGTGGGAAGCTGCTCCAATCTCGGCGATGCGCAGGCGCGCCGTCTCGGCATCCGCGTAAAGGGTGAGGACGGAAAGAAATATCTTGCGCATACTTTGAATAATACTGTTGTTGCTCCGCCGCGTATGCTGATTGCATTCCTGGAGAATAACCTGAACGAGGACGGAAGTGTAAATATTCCGAAGGCGCTTCAGATGTATATGGGCGGAATTGAAAAAATTGTACCGAAACATTGA
- a CDS encoding DUF5697 family protein, translating into MLQTVLISFFSKGRIIFFSFANDEMYEVAYVSTGQEALVNHVFENMKEEDTADPSCQHLLHEVYYKHDTLHRILHFR; encoded by the coding sequence ATGTTACAGACTGTTTTAATATCCTTTTTTTCTAAAGGTCGTATCATTTTTTTCTCCTTTGCCAATGATGAAATGTATGAGGTTGCCTACGTCAGTACCGGGCAGGAAGCGCTGGTAAATCATGTTTTTGAAAACATGAAAGAGGAAGACACAGCAGATCCGTCCTGTCAACACCTCCTGCATGAAGTCTATTACAAACATGATACTTTGCATAGGATTCTGCATTTCCGGTAA
- a CDS encoding response regulator transcription factor has protein sequence MKIFIVEDEADIRKELSVLIEKYGYSHESSTDFEHITKHILDSEANLILLDINLPYQDGYTICREIRKQSEIPIIVLTSRDTDFDELMSLNIGADDFISKPYNAQVLIARIQKILKRTYEVQANSVLIHKGVTINLLKATASYGDKEIDLTKNEMGILRLLTVNKGNIIPRDAIIDELWQSDEFIDENTLNVNIVRLRKKLSQIGASDYLETKRGLGYRV, from the coding sequence TTGAAAATATTTATTGTTGAAGATGAAGCGGATATTCGCAAGGAATTATCTGTTCTGATTGAAAAATACGGATATTCTCACGAAAGCAGTACGGACTTTGAACATATAACGAAACACATTTTAGATTCGGAAGCTAACCTTATACTCTTAGACATAAATTTGCCCTATCAAGATGGGTATACGATATGTCGTGAAATTAGAAAGCAATCCGAGATTCCGATTATTGTTTTGACAAGCAGAGATACAGACTTTGACGAACTAATGAGCCTAAATATTGGCGCGGATGATTTTATATCGAAGCCTTATAATGCACAGGTATTGATTGCGCGTATTCAAAAAATTTTGAAGCGGACTTATGAAGTACAGGCTAATTCTGTTCTTATACATAAGGGAGTGACGATTAACCTGTTGAAAGCTACGGCTTCTTACGGTGATAAAGAAATTGACTTAACAAAAAATGAAATGGGAATATTGCGGCTTCTGACTGTAAATAAAGGTAACATCATACCGAGGGACGCAATTATTGACGAGCTATGGCAAAGCGACGAGTTTATAGATGAGAATACATTAAATGTGAATATTGTACGTTTGCGAAAAAAATTATCTCAAATAGGTGCGTCTGATTATCTGGAAACAAAGCGTGGATTGGGGTATCGGGTATGA
- a CDS encoding YaiI/YqxD family protein, which translates to MRILVDADACPVVKIVEHTAEKYRIPVVLLCDTNHVLQSDYSEVLTVGVGADAVDFKLVSICQKGDIVVTQDYGVAAMILGKGAYGIHQSGRWYTDENIDQMLMERHFAKKARNAKKRNHIKGPAKRTVEDDIRFEKSLEKLIQKCRRE; encoded by the coding sequence ATGAGGATCTTAGTGGATGCGGATGCCTGCCCGGTGGTAAAAATTGTAGAACATACGGCTGAAAAATATCGGATTCCGGTAGTTCTTCTGTGCGATACGAATCACGTCCTGCAGTCGGACTACAGCGAGGTGCTGACAGTAGGGGTAGGGGCTGATGCGGTAGATTTTAAGCTGGTAAGTATCTGCCAGAAAGGAGATATTGTTGTGACGCAGGATTACGGTGTGGCAGCTATGATTTTGGGAAAGGGAGCATATGGAATCCATCAGAGCGGCAGATGGTATACGGATGAAAATATTGATCAGATGCTTATGGAGAGACATTTTGCGAAAAAAGCCAGAAATGCGAAAAAGAGGAATCATATCAAAGGACCGGCAAAACGGACTGTGGAAGATGATATCCGATTTGAAAAATCGCTGGAAAAGCTGATTCAAAAATGCCGTAGAGAGTAG
- a CDS encoding ABC transporter ATP-binding protein translates to MNTPILEVSDIQKYYGNRGNITKAVNHISFSVGKGEFVGIMGASGSGKTTLLNCISTIDTVTSGKIFVAGKDITLLRGKQLSAFRREKLGFIFQDFNLLDTLTAYENISLALSISGIKAKEIDQRVKKIAAALNITEVLKKYPYQMSGGQQQRVAAARAMVTNPALVLADEPTGALDSHSSKILLTMLEELNQKLSATILMVTHDSVTASYCRRILFIKDGKIFNEIQRGTRTRKAFFDEIMEVISVLGGEINDGR, encoded by the coding sequence ATGAACACACCTATATTAGAGGTTTCTGATATTCAAAAATATTATGGGAACAGGGGGAATATCACAAAGGCAGTGAATCATATTTCTTTTTCTGTTGGAAAAGGCGAATTTGTCGGTATTATGGGTGCGTCTGGTTCTGGAAAAACTACGCTGCTTAATTGTATCTCTACAATCGACACCGTAACCAGTGGAAAAATATTTGTAGCAGGAAAAGATATTACCTTATTACGCGGCAAGCAGTTGTCCGCTTTCCGGCGTGAAAAACTTGGTTTTATCTTTCAGGATTTTAATTTACTTGATACGCTGACCGCATATGAAAATATTTCCCTTGCCCTTTCTATTTCCGGCATAAAAGCAAAAGAAATTGACCAGAGGGTAAAAAAGATTGCTGCTGCACTGAATATTACAGAAGTATTGAAAAAATACCCTTATCAAATGTCGGGAGGGCAGCAACAGCGCGTAGCCGCTGCCCGCGCAATGGTTACAAATCCTGCTCTTGTCTTAGCTGATGAACCGACGGGAGCTTTGGATTCCCATTCTTCAAAAATTCTCCTGACCATGCTGGAAGAATTAAACCAAAAACTTTCCGCGACAATTTTAATGGTAACACATGATTCCGTTACAGCCAGTTATTGCCGCCGTATTCTCTTTATAAAGGACGGAAAAATTTTCAATGAAATCCAACGCGGGACAAGAACGCGGAAAGCGTTTTTTGATGAAATCATGGAGGTCATTTCTGTTTTGGGAGGTGAGATAAATGACGGGAGGTAA
- a CDS encoding GNAT family N-acetyltransferase — MIRPLEKKDIKTVCNIVNDNWKNVYTGIVNPFLLSEEGCAERIRQLESDFSTHRLSEYVWEEDSNVEALLSIGDTIDTDITGAFEIWRVYVSAKFQGKGIGRLLLDFAQQKAKEQGYKRIVIWAFKDNYRAVSFYQKNGYCIDKEEYLGEPYFAIGVRLKKEI; from the coding sequence ATGATACGACCTTTAGAAAAAAAGGATATTAAAACAGTCTGTAACATTGTAAATGATAATTGGAAGAATGTTTATACAGGGATTGTAAACCCATTTTTGCTAAGTGAGGAAGGATGTGCGGAAAGAATACGTCAGCTGGAATCAGATTTTTCTACCCATAGGTTATCAGAATATGTGTGGGAGGAGGATAGTAATGTGGAGGCACTGCTATCCATAGGAGATACCATAGATACGGATATAACAGGTGCATTTGAGATTTGGCGTGTTTATGTTTCTGCTAAATTTCAAGGAAAAGGAATTGGAAGATTATTACTTGATTTTGCACAGCAAAAGGCAAAAGAGCAAGGGTATAAAAGAATAGTAATATGGGCATTCAAAGATAATTATCGGGCTGTTTCTTTTTATCAAAAGAATGGGTATTGTATTGATAAAGAGGAATATTTAGGAGAGCCTTATTTTGCAATAGGAGTACGTTTAAAGAAAGAAATTTGA
- a CDS encoding FtsX-like permease family protein gives MTGGKLIFRNVRKNLQDYMIYFLTLMISVSMFYAFNSIQTQPALQNLDATKQLLSDQLGILLSALSVIVAVVLAFLILYANQFLLKRRKKELGIYTLLGMEKGKISRIFAGETLCVGVVSLVFGLIFGLLLSQGLSLFSLRLFAVDMSEFQLIFSMSALKKTIGCFALIFLIVMVFNVRTVSTVKLIDLLTASRKNESMALKNKPAQILLTLLSVLCIVSSAIIIQRYGILPSRENHWFQIAIVLLAVGTALFFFSASALLLTAIQAKKIVYLKGLNTFLSRQIGSRIQTNFLTMTVVCGLLTVSICGISVGISSALTMNEASKAALPFDLNVIADVDVSGDTDIAEYLNSRNVDIGSYAENTAQISLYESEITYGNLFEGQDVDLWPIDSSIPQTGVSVISISDYNRSLAAQGKDAVTLENNKFLINCNYDGTLQYIDTFLQSGKEIIINGVALYAQEKQSLHETYYMTSVGNNDRGTLIIPDYIAASLAKDVNILLVQYKADTNSDEVLQKMIPIGLEWETEGYRYSEKIMMNSMYYGSCALLVFLCSYIGLVFLLICAALLSLKQLTETADNVYRYGLLQKLGTDSKLLLGTLFKQIAVFFITPLLLAGIFSAFGIGKITAIVEEFLNMHISTNIGVTILMFLIVYGGYFITTYLSCKHMVIEKQLKELEV, from the coding sequence ATGACGGGAGGTAAATTGATTTTTCGCAATGTACGAAAAAATTTGCAGGATTATATGATATATTTCCTCACGTTAATGATTTCGGTCAGTATGTTTTATGCGTTTAATTCCATTCAGACACAACCGGCATTACAAAACCTTGACGCGACAAAACAACTGCTTTCAGACCAGTTAGGAATATTGCTTTCTGCATTATCCGTTATAGTTGCTGTTGTGCTTGCCTTTCTTATCCTGTATGCAAATCAGTTTTTGCTGAAACGCAGGAAAAAGGAACTGGGGATTTATACGCTGTTAGGAATGGAAAAAGGGAAAATATCGCGGATTTTTGCCGGAGAAACCTTGTGTGTAGGAGTTGTTTCACTTGTTTTTGGTCTTATATTTGGGCTTTTACTCTCACAGGGTTTATCCTTATTTTCCTTACGTTTATTTGCGGTAGACATGAGCGAATTTCAGCTTATTTTTTCCATGAGTGCTTTAAAAAAGACAATCGGTTGTTTTGCTTTGATATTTCTGATTGTCATGGTTTTTAATGTTCGTACCGTTTCTACTGTTAAGCTAATCGACCTCTTGACTGCCAGCCGGAAGAATGAAAGCATGGCTTTGAAAAATAAACCTGCACAGATATTATTAACTCTGCTGTCCGTCCTGTGTATTGTTTCTTCCGCTATAATTATTCAACGATATGGGATACTTCCAAGTCGTGAAAATCATTGGTTTCAAATTGCTATAGTTCTATTGGCGGTTGGTACAGCACTCTTTTTCTTTTCTGCTTCAGCGTTGTTGCTTACAGCAATACAGGCAAAAAAAATTGTTTATCTGAAAGGATTAAACACTTTTTTAAGCAGGCAGATTGGAAGCAGAATACAAACAAACTTTCTGACTATGACCGTGGTATGCGGTTTACTGACGGTTTCCATTTGCGGTATATCCGTGGGAATAAGCTCCGCATTAACAATGAATGAGGCTTCTAAAGCCGCTCTTCCTTTTGACTTGAATGTGATTGCGGATGTTGATGTTTCGGGAGATACGGACATTGCCGAATATCTTAATTCAAGAAATGTAGATATTGGCAGTTATGCTGAGAACACGGCGCAAATAAGCCTTTACGAATCGGAGATAACCTATGGAAATCTTTTTGAGGGACAGGATGTGGATTTGTGGCCGATTGATTCTTCCATTCCACAAACAGGTGTTAGTGTGATTTCCATTTCAGATTATAACCGCTCTTTGGCGGCACAGGGAAAAGACGCTGTAACACTTGAAAATAATAAATTTCTCATAAACTGTAATTATGACGGCACATTACAATATATTGATACATTTTTGCAGTCTGGTAAAGAAATTATAATAAATGGGGTAGCCCTATATGCGCAGGAGAAGCAATCGCTCCATGAAACCTACTACATGACATCGGTAGGAAACAATGACAGGGGTACGCTTATCATTCCAGATTATATAGCGGCTTCACTGGCGAAAGATGTAAATATTTTATTAGTGCAATACAAAGCAGATACAAATTCAGATGAAGTATTGCAGAAAATGATACCGATTGGATTGGAATGGGAAACCGAGGGGTATCGTTACAGTGAAAAAATTATGATGAACAGTATGTACTATGGTTCCTGTGCTTTGCTTGTCTTTCTCTGTTCATACATTGGACTTGTTTTCCTGCTGATATGCGCTGCATTACTATCGTTAAAGCAGTTGACAGAAACCGCAGATAATGTTTATAGATATGGCTTGTTACAAAAACTTGGTACGGACAGCAAATTACTTTTAGGGACACTATTTAAACAGATTGCAGTTTTTTTCATCACACCACTTCTGCTTGCAGGAATATTCTCGGCTTTTGGGATTGGGAAGATTACAGCAATAGTAGAAGAATTTTTGAATATGCACATTTCTACCAATATTGGCGTTACGATACTGATGTTTTTAATTGTGTATGGTGGATATTTTATAACCACCTACCTGTCTTGTAAACATATGGTTATCGAAAAACAACTTAAAGAATTGGAGGTGTAA
- a CDS encoding type II toxin-antitoxin system PemK/MazF family toxin — protein MVLPSSHSPNGIQSVTGNEGGTRSVLIISNDKGNRYSPTVIVAAITSKKAKGGLPTHFCLDGIEGLPANSIVLLEQIRTIDKKRLREHLAQLAECYMEEITAPLLISIGVKNVRKGKRRSADV, from the coding sequence ATGGTACTCCCGTCCAGTCACAGTCCGAACGGTATCCAATCCGTCACAGGCAATGAGGGCGGCACACGCTCCGTACTTATTATCTCAAATGATAAAGGAAACAGGTACAGCCCTACTGTGATTGTTGCTGCTATTACAAGTAAAAAAGCAAAGGGCGGTTTGCCTACACACTTCTGTTTAGACGGCATTGAGGGGCTTCCTGCCAACTCGATTGTTTTGTTGGAACAGATACGGACTATTGATAAAAAACGGCTTAGAGAACACTTGGCGCAGCTTGCCGAGTGTTATATGGAGGAAATTACTGCTCCCCTGCTTATCAGTATCGGCGTTAAGAATGTGCGTAAAGGAAAAAGGAGGTCTGCTGATGTTTGA
- a CDS encoding tyrosine-type recombinase/integrase has product MNKKSMSVPEMRRLLGLGKTGSYWLIKKHYFETIIIAGKMRVMVDSFEEWYANQLHYKKVNGDPPGKNWTAIGDMKLDDVTPRTMDKFYQSLLSVKAKVVNNRKPNNEYLTAHTVREIHKLLRNAFNQAVKWELMSRNPVLNATLPKEEHKERAIWTAETLFKALEVCDDDNLALALNLAFSCSLRMGEMLGLTWDCIDISERSIKNGCAYIFVNKELQRVNRNALEQLGEKGVMFKFPPAVASTHTALVLKEPKTKTSVRKIFLPKTVAEMLVKRREEIENLKELFGDEYMDYNLVFASSCGRPIEGQVINRALAKLIKENDLPPVVFHSFRHSSITYKLKWGGGDMKSVQGDSGHAQVKMVADVYSHIIDDDRRLNAQRFEEQFYQMKAAPADSGTQEEKTPDTAQSDQEILLKLLANPEMAALLKSLAKNLCEQ; this is encoded by the coding sequence ATGAATAAAAAAAGTATGTCCGTACCAGAGATGCGGCGGTTACTCGGTTTAGGAAAAACAGGGTCATACTGGCTTATTAAAAAGCATTATTTTGAAACTATCATCATTGCGGGAAAGATGCGTGTGATGGTGGACAGCTTTGAAGAATGGTATGCCAACCAGCTTCATTATAAAAAGGTCAATGGCGACCCGCCGGGGAAGAACTGGACGGCTATTGGAGATATGAAACTGGATGATGTGACACCGAGGACAATGGACAAGTTCTACCAAAGCCTGCTTTCAGTTAAAGCAAAGGTAGTCAATAATCGCAAACCGAACAATGAATATCTCACAGCCCACACCGTCCGAGAAATTCATAAGCTGCTCCGCAATGCTTTTAATCAAGCTGTTAAATGGGAGCTGATGTCAAGAAATCCTGTACTCAATGCAACACTTCCGAAAGAAGAACATAAGGAGCGTGCAATCTGGACAGCCGAAACTTTATTTAAGGCTCTGGAGGTCTGTGATGATGATAACCTGGCATTAGCATTGAACCTTGCTTTTTCCTGCTCCCTGCGGATGGGGGAAATGCTCGGCTTAACATGGGACTGCATTGATATTTCAGAAAGAAGCATAAAGAATGGATGCGCTTATATTTTTGTCAATAAAGAGTTGCAGCGCGTCAACCGAAATGCGTTAGAGCAGCTTGGAGAAAAGGGCGTTATGTTTAAGTTTCCGCCTGCGGTTGCAAGCACCCATACAGCATTAGTACTGAAAGAGCCGAAAACAAAGACCAGTGTACGAAAGATATTTTTGCCAAAAACAGTAGCCGAGATGCTTGTCAAACGCCGCGAGGAAATTGAAAACCTCAAGGAGTTGTTTGGGGATGAATACATGGACTATAATCTGGTATTTGCATCATCCTGCGGCAGACCCATTGAGGGACAGGTTATCAACCGGGCATTGGCTAAGCTGATTAAAGAAAATGATTTACCACCCGTTGTATTTCACAGCTTCCGGCATTCGAGTATCACTTATAAGCTGAAGTGGGGCGGCGGAGATATGAAGTCCGTGCAGGGCGACTCTGGACACGCACAGGTCAAGATGGTGGCAGATGTGTATTCCCATATCATAGATGATGACAGGCGGTTAAATGCACAGCGGTTTGAGGAACAGTTTTACCAGATGAAAGCTGCACCTGCTGACAGCGGAACGCAGGAAGAAAAGACACCCGACACGGCACAATCAGACCAAGAAATTTTGCTCAAGCTGCTTGCCAATCCAGAAATGGCGGCACTATTGAAATCGTTGGCAAAAAATTTGTGCGAACAATGA
- a CDS encoding DUF3881 family protein, producing MHSFMRSIGFSNIINRKHADDLIKEVCASCDVRNAVRLENGNAFVEYVKEFAPHCGIVVCGEMDENGFHMDYYFPYYRTDTVSSYADLTVEKHTDKDSFAGVCEDTRIGTTIIFYVSNAARYQKEAMQSSMKNGNVSVSFTALASEGRILLPIQKSPNQALLDMEATSTRSHLIAAARNGDENAIESLTLEDMDTYNMVSRRIMTEDVFSIVETFFMPSGMECDRYQIMGEIQSVEKIRNKRTKEYLYQMNLLCNNMSMDVCINEADLMGEPDVGRRFKGEVWLQGNINFV from the coding sequence ATGCACAGCTTTATGCGTTCCATTGGATTCAGCAATATTATTAACAGGAAACACGCAGACGACCTGATAAAGGAAGTCTGTGCGTCCTGTGATGTCCGCAATGCTGTCCGTCTGGAAAACGGCAATGCGTTTGTGGAATATGTAAAGGAATTTGCTCCGCACTGTGGAATTGTTGTCTGCGGAGAAATGGATGAAAACGGATTCCATATGGATTATTATTTTCCATATTACAGGACAGATACGGTTAGCAGTTATGCGGACCTCACGGTCGAAAAGCATACGGATAAGGATTCTTTTGCCGGTGTGTGCGAGGATACCAGAATCGGCACGACGATTATTTTTTATGTGTCAAATGCCGCCCGGTATCAGAAAGAAGCGATGCAGAGCAGCATGAAAAACGGCAATGTGAGTGTTTCATTCACGGCGCTGGCTTCTGAGGGGAGAATCCTTCTTCCAATCCAGAAAAGTCCCAACCAGGCGCTGCTTGATATGGAAGCGACAAGCACGCGCAGTCATCTGATTGCGGCTGCCAGAAACGGGGATGAAAACGCTATTGAAAGTCTGACACTGGAGGATATGGACACATATAATATGGTGTCGCGGCGCATTATGACCGAGGATGTATTCAGCATTGTAGAAACCTTTTTTATGCCCTCCGGTATGGAATGCGACCGTTATCAGATTATGGGAGAAATTCAGTCAGTCGAGAAAATCAGAAATAAAAGAACAAAGGAATATCTCTATCAGATGAATCTTTTGTGCAACAATATGTCTATGGATGTATGTATTAATGAGGCGGACCTCATGGGCGAGCCGGATGTCGGACGTCGCTTTAAGGGCGAGGTCTGGCTGCAGGGCAATATTAACTTTGTGTGA
- a CDS encoding helix-turn-helix domain-containing protein, with product MFEDRVAALNKESQTIPGIPYEKRIYTVDEIQDILGIGRNSAYSLVKSGVFHSVRIGGNIRISKKSFDEWLDNKMNTCQVCETV from the coding sequence ATGTTTGAAGATAGAGTTGCTGCACTGAATAAGGAATCGCAAACTATACCGGGTATACCCTATGAAAAGAGAATTTACACTGTGGATGAAATACAGGATATTTTGGGTATTGGCAGAAACTCCGCATATAGTCTTGTGAAGTCGGGCGTATTCCACAGCGTCCGCATCGGTGGGAATATCCGTATATCTAAAAAGAGCTTTGATGAATGGCTCGATAATAAAATGAATACCTGTCAAGTGTGCGAAACGGTCTGA
- a CDS encoding YkvA family protein, producing the protein MSLKERARKLQTDIPALFLALKDKETPIVAKVLAGITVAYALSPIDLVPDFIPVLGYLDDVILLPTFIVATIKFIPENVLERCRKKSEGMWKEGKPKKWYYAMPIVLIWLAIIALLLKVIFF; encoded by the coding sequence ATGAGCTTAAAAGAAAGAGCGAGAAAACTACAGACTGATATTCCTGCATTATTTTTGGCATTGAAGGATAAAGAAACTCCTATTGTTGCAAAGGTATTAGCTGGAATCACAGTTGCATATGCATTATCACCTATCGATTTAGTGCCAGATTTTATTCCGGTTTTGGGGTATTTAGATGATGTTATTTTGTTACCAACGTTTATAGTGGCAACTATTAAATTTATTCCAGAAAATGTACTTGAAAGATGCAGAAAAAAGTCAGAAGGTATGTGGAAAGAAGGAAAACCAAAAAAATGGTATTACGCAATGCCAATAGTATTAATATGGCTCGCAATAATTGCTTTACTGTTAAAAGTGATTTTCTTCTGA